From the Lepisosteus oculatus isolate fLepOcu1 chromosome 1, fLepOcu1.hap2, whole genome shotgun sequence genome, one window contains:
- the lamtor3 gene encoding ragulator complex protein LAMTOR3 isoform X1, with translation MKKAALSEPVRSSPACQSPHHKFNQDILNKILPRCYYKKTSVEGLHAIVVTDRDGVPVIKVANDNAPEYALRPGFLSTFALATDQGSKLGLSKNKSIICYYNTYQIVQFNRLPLVISFIASSSANTGLIINLEKDLVPLFEELRQVVEVS, from the exons ATGAAAAAGGCAGCTCTCAGTGAGCCTGTAAGGtcatctccagcctgtcaatCCCCACACCATAAATTCAACCAAGATatacttaataaaatattaccaAGATGttactataaaaaaacaag cgtTGAAGGCCTTCATGCAATTGTAGTGACTGACAGAGATGGAGTACCAGTAATAAAAG tTGCAAATGACAATGCTCCTGAATATGCTCTCAGACCGGGGTTTCTGTCCACATTTGCATTGGCAACTGACCAAGGCAGCAAGTTGGGACTTTCCAAAAACAAGAGCATCATCTGCTACTATAACACATACCAG aTTGTCCAGTTTAATCGATTGCCACTGGTAATCAGCTTTATCGCAAGCAGCAGTGCCAACACGG GTTTGATTATCAATCTGGAGAAAGATCTTGTTCCCTTATTTGAAGAGCTGCGGCAAGTTGTAGAGGTTTCTTAG